From the genome of Nicotiana tabacum cultivar K326 chromosome 2, ASM71507v2, whole genome shotgun sequence:
AACAGCTTAAAGCCTCTTCCACTACTGTATTTCTTTTTAAAACTGCTATTACTGTGCTTtgcttgagccgagagtctatcggaagCAGCCTCTCTAACTTTGCAAGACAGGGGTAAGGGTGCGTACATACTATcctcctccccagaccccacttgtgggattacactgagtctattgttgttgttgttgttgttgttgttgttgtggtaaACAACTTAAAGCCTCCGTAACTATTTATTTCATGTCTGTCTCAGTGAGACCATTAATCAGGCCATCGTAAATCTTCACAAGAATACAGTTGCATACCCAGAATTAACAAAAATAGGCAACTTAACTGCATAATCAGGGTTTACCTTGAACTTATCACAACAGAGAAAAAAGATCAGGTTTTACCTTGAGCAATGGGTGAATATGCAATCAACGTGACTCCCAGTTCATCACAGGCAGCCTTTACACCATTTTGCTCTGGAAACCTATATATCAGGCTATAATTGACTTGATTTGAAGCTAGCGGAATACCTCTCCTCTTCAGCTGCTCGTATGCAGCGCGAAGACGCTTTTCTGAAACAAGAACTACTTCAATCGGCCAAATATTGTATTTAGCATGAATCCTTGGTTAATTTGCCGAAGAGtcatattttcataacactcttGTAAAGTAAGCAATCCAAAATGCTACCGAGTTGAGAGTGAACTaaaaacaatcatcaataactGTCACAATACTTGAGTGACTAGAAATAATAGGTTTACCACTATAGTTAGATACTCCCACAGCTTTTACAAGGCCCTGCTCCACTGCATCTCCTAAACCATCAATATAACCTGAAAAGGGATTTTCTCATAGACTAAGCTTTTCCCAATTTTACGTGTGAAAGAAAAGTAGCTGATTTGTTGAACGGAACAAGGTAATCAGTCAAGACAAACCTTCATTTCCCCATATTCCTGGCCTGAGAATTATACCAAAAGAAGCTTTGATCAATTATTTACTGTTTGTTTAACAGAATTACAGAAAATTAACCAAAAAGAGAGGGTCCAAGAAGCCTACCAGTGAAGTTGATAAAGATCAACTGAAGAAAGTTCGAGACGTGCAAGAGAATCCTTGAGGGCGGCTAGGACACTTTGACGGCCTAGCCTCCACGGCAATGCAGCAAATTTAGTCGCAACAGCAACCTCGACTTCTGgattactttcttttctttccttgatGAATCTAATATAAAAGCAAAAACTTTAATTGTCATGAAGAACGTGCAAATTGATATTCTTTTGGTCACAAGTGAAAATAATGAACATTTAGGAGAACTAGAGCTCACCTTCCTAGCAGTGTTTCTGAATTTATCGCACCGAATGAGAACTGTAAGTAGAGGAAATAGTGGTTTCTCGTGATTGTACATCTTTTCTGTATAATTTAGCAGACTAAGAGAATTGACAAAATAAAAACCATTACTCACCCTTGAACCATAGACCTCAGCAGTATCGATAAATGTTATTCCACTATCAACGCTGGCGTCAAAAGCAGTCTTAGCAGCCTTCAGCTTCCTATCTGTGATCAGTGCAGTACAAGAAAAGAGTTTAACATGTTGGTTTTGATAATGCAGAAGCTGAACAAGCTAGGTAACAACTCAAACAGAATAACTAAGCCGGAAAAACAGAAAAGTGGCTGACACTTCAGATGCTATTAGTAAGTACCATAAGATCGATCTtaacagaacaacaacaacaacccagtagaatcccactaatggggtctggggagggtagtgtgtacgcagaccttacccctacccctcggctcaagaaaacaaaaagacaaaacgaCAAGAGGAGACAacattagtatcaccacaacaatcatagaaaaaataggaacaccatgaaatgcagaagaaagatgcaaagcaaaaacgatagctagtaaataggacatgcactgaaaagcgaagtaGTAAAACACAACATTGTCACTAGCTACCCTAGACAAAAACCCTACGTGGCCAGAAAAGATCTTAACAGAAAAGAAATGGAAATGTTATGTCATGTTTGGTTCTACAATATTTCcagttttccatttttttctatTAAGAAAATGCAAAACCTTGGCTAATTGTCTTTTCTGTTTTAAGGAAAACATTCAGAGTTGGACAACATTGGAAAGCTCCAAAGTAATTTAAGGTTTTCCCATGTTAAGAGAAATAGGTAAGTGCTGCATGAATATATGAGATTGAGCCTCTGCACTAACAAGTATTGACTACATTGACTGCCAGTTCTTCAATTCTCTGCAGTCACCGGTACTGTTAGCTCCCATATCTTCATCCTCCGACCACCATACCCATTGTTAAGCCCTTTCCTCGTCTCATACCTCGAAGCACGTGCCCTTGCGCGTGCTTAGTGTTTAGGTGTGCATAGTTATGTGAACAAATATTTTCTACTTTCCAAACTAGACAACTAGTTTTCACAGAGGAGGTTGGAAATGGAAATTCTCTAGAagctgaaaagaaaaagaacatctCCAGTGGTCTCTCATGCAAGAAGAGAATAACAAGAATAGCCGTCGGAAGGTTGAGCTTTCTCAATTTGTTTCCTAAGCCCTTTCTTATTTGGTTTAGGGGCTGCTCACCCATGGTTCCCTAAGAATCTAATCAGAGCCAAACttgaatttgaaaagaaaaaagacttTCCCTTATTAACCGGAAAACAAGTGTCCTATTTTTCTCTGTAGTAAAGGCAGACTAAGCCAAAAGATCCTTTTTAGAAACTCTTCTATTATCTAAAACTTGGATGAACATAGAGGGTAAAAAATTGGATGCTACTTACttaaagagaaacagaaaaaaaaatctgATCCTGAATTAGTATCATCTGATTTTTAGGGAAAGAAGACATTCTAGATAAACAGAACACGACACAAGCGAATGAAAAAACTCATCACAAGCAGAAGAAGTGTAATTTGGGCCATCAGGATGCCCCTTGAAATATTACACCAATCAGATAGGGAATCCAAAATGTGCCCCAATGGTTGTTATTATTGCTCAAACAACTTAAGATTCTGCTTATAAGAACTGCTTCTTTGACACTATATGTATAATCTCTGTTGTTTCTAACATATTTAAACCTGTTATAGCAATTGCAACTTCAATATCTACAGTGAGGAAAAACAATGATGAAGATATTATCATAAGCTAGAGGCCAAATAGCTGTATAAATTTCCTGACTTATCTTCAAAATATTAGGAAGGAAAAAGAATATCTACAATGGCAGTAATTGCAGTAGCAATAGTAACTAATAGCAATATTTTCCAAAAGGAAATGTAAGTAGGAATGCACGGATCAGGCACAATTTTAGTCACACTTCAATTTAAGATTGTCCTTAGTGAATGACAATCGTGAGCTGGTGAACGTTACACAAAATGGGATTAAGCCTCAATCCAATTTCGTTCTTTCCTTTGTAAcaaagtcacaaatcacaatcaAATTGGGGCATTCCCTTCAAGCTACGTTCAATAGCAAACAAGACCATCTTACCAAGAGTATCCAGCTTTCTATATACGTATTATCTCTTAAATTTCCAGAATAAATATCCTAGTAAATCCCTGAGTAATGACTAATAAAAAGTTATACTATAATAAACAGACACAACACTAAGATAGTAAGGGAGAAAAGGGGCATATTATTGAAGAGACAATTAAATAGATAAAAGTGTACTCTTTCTAACAActtaaacttttagatgagatacaattcaacatggtatcagagcaggcaGAAAAATGAAGCTCGCACGTGAGGGATGTATTGAAAAGACAATTAGATAAATAAAAGTGTGCTCTTTTAAAcaaagcttttagatgagatgggaAACGAGTTAGAAAATACTTTTCCAGAATAACCAAGCTTAGTACAGAATCAAATTCATCGACGAATGTAATCAGGATATAGGAAACCAATAAGCAAAATGATTTACCCCAAGAAAATGCAAATAAAGAGAAAAACATAATTGccaaaatttcaaaaactttCTCAATTCTATGAAACtcaccaccaccaacaacaataaacccagtgtaatcccacaagtagggtctggcTAGAGTAGTGTGGAAGACGGTCGActcaaagaaagatgaaaaaagaaGCAATAGCAACAAACAATAACACAAGCAATCCAATAAGAAAATCGAAGCGAAAGAAATAACAAGTAGTAATATCTAGGAATACTATGAAACTCAATAACACAAGCGTAATaccacaagtgggatctgggtAAAGTAATGTGTAAGACCCTCGACtcaaagaaagataaaaaaaaaagtaattggGTCTAGGTATGGTAGCGTAGAAACCCTCGACtcaaagaaagataaaaaaagaaTCAATAGCAACAAGCAGTAACACTAGCAATCCCATAAGAAAATCGAAGCGAAAGAAACAACAACTAGTAATAAAAATCGAAGAACTCTATGAAACTCACCATCCCACTCAAAGTTGTTCCAATAGCTAGTGTCACCCCAAGACCAAGCTCCAATTCCAAGCTTTGTAACCTTCAAATCAGACCCACCAAGTTTCACCTTATCTTCTTCTGGTTTCACTGTAATACTACTCTCAGAAGCTACAGCTCTAATTGTTTGCACCCGCCTCTGGCTCAAAGAACACAAACACGCACTGCTAAAATGCAAAGCCATTGCGTTATTGAATTTTCAAGAATTCAAAAGACTCTGCTTTTTGCAGGGAAAGAGTGAGAAGAATGGTTCCCTTTTCTACTTTTCAAGAATTCGTTAGAAACATGATGACAAACTTCCTatggttttgttttgttttcataAAAAGCACGACAATAATTCATTTGGAGGCTTTAGTTTCTACACGTATGTTTTTCCCTCGTATGGTTATGTCCTAATTAGTTGGCTCCCCATTTCTTACCACCACACGAAGTTACTTGCAAGTCCaacacttttcccaaaaaattatagcacaaattaaataaaaaaaaacaattagaggaaaaaatggaagagaagaaggaaaaagaaaaggtaaaatTGAATGGCTGAATTTAATTTTAAGCCACATGATTGACACGTGGCAATAtgatgctaaacaatccaattagAGTCTAATCAATCTCTAATTATTTTCCGTCAGTGAATAAGGATAAATACAAGCCAGTTTAGACCGTTTGGTAATATCAGTGACTGATACGAAtaggtaaataataaataaaattaacgaAAAGTATTGATGAACCTTCACATAATTCAGGATCAAATATGTCCACCTTTTCTTTAAATAAAGTTAATAAAGTAAATGAGATAATAAAAATACTTGATTCTTGGACAAGTTATATATTTGGCCGAtcggccaaaaataattacattcgctagcaaatataaaataatatgcaTTGATTATGTATAGAATATAGATCTTTTGTATATTATACACTaatgtatataaaatatatatttatcagTTATTATTTTTAGAGCGGCTATATTGTATAGCTTTCTCGGATTCTTCACACGCATGAACATATCCAAGCCCAAAATCAATGTCTGGTTCCATAGCAAAGGGATTTTTTCATtcttatacactatttgaaaccttattacgAAAAATATTCATGTTTCGGTATTTACCCTACCTAAACACATTTtagttacaaaatatatacaatccaccttAAAGGGCTCTTAATCCATTATTTCCCTTTCCCTCATATGTATCGTCTCTTGCTAGGTGTTTTCTAATTTCCTTGTTAAATCTTATGTCCAGATTGAACTTATATTTAGGGATTTAGAGAATCTAATCCCTCATATCTCAACTGATGTATATAGCTTGAGTTGAAAATTCGAATTCAATTGTGCCTACCACTAGTGGCTAAGTTTCTACGACTAACATCCTTCTAAATTTTCGGTATTATTTTTTCAGTTGATAGACTATGCTCTCCTTTTCTTATTCGGCAAAAAtggagagaaaaaaaataatttacctttttTACCACGTTAAAAGTATAGAGACTGAAAGAGACattagaaaagagaaaaaaaagaatatcAAAATAGCTCACGGGTGGAGACCACTAGGATAGAATGAAGCAAATTTTGACATTAAtagtaaaaaaagaaaaggaggacATAGCTTgatacaacttatctataacttatctataattttcatacattatttctacccagttatatacaactacaatatcataccacttaaatataatttttatataaattttatacaatatgtcttttgtatattttgtatctgatttatacatagtaaaaataaatttcatacaactaattatatattatacaacttatctactactttcatacattatttctacccagttatatacaactttcatataatataactacaatatcatacaacttaaatacaatttttatacaatattgttcaactttcatataatatttaaataaaaaatatatatatataaacagcataatacaatttttctacaattttactacaactttactacaatttcgtaagtataatgtatgtcatgtcttcttcttcttcttcttcgagtttcaatctgaaattcagccaaaatcaagtttaATCTTCactaaaacaccctcaaaattgagatataaatttcaaacaatattctcaattgtttgcaacaatacccaatccaaacaaataatggtttttgaaaacccaaattcgaattcaaagcttcaaagctttttaatgactgtcaatggtggaattgttgctctctttttctttgctctACATTACtagaattagggattgagagatagggAGAGACGTAGAGCGCGCGCgcgcgagagagagagagagagagcgagagagagagagagagagagagagagagagagagagagagagagagagagagagagagagagagagagagagagagagagagagagaggagagagagagaaataatTTATTTCTAATATAAATGGATACTCATTTACTTcctaaagtgtatataattgataaatttgtatatatgatataattaaattgaaacttgagtagggagggtaataaagtttcaaatagtgtataacAATGTAAAAATCTCCATAGCAAATCTAGTTAGAGCCCAAGCCCACCAAAATTTGCCAAAATGATACTtatattagtaacaacaataaaaaaaaatgatactCCATCcatttcagtttatgtgaacttatttgatTGGGTAtggagtttaaaaaaaaagagaagacttttgaacttgttgcgtaaaatgaggcacatatattttgtgtggctataaatcattgcataaaggtaatttgtttccaaatataaaaaataGTCATTCTTTTTGATATagactaaaaaaaaaataagttcacataaattaaaatgacGGGAGTATAATTTTGTATCTAAGTTTTATTTAGTTTGTTAACTGTAGCTAGTTGTGGTTAGTATGTTAAATTAAGTAATGTTAGATTTCAGGTAGGTCTGGGGTTAGTTTTGCCAGGTTGCATTCTTTGTAAAAATATTACTCCCTCTATGTCATAAATGAAACATtttccttattagtccgttccaaaaatAATGATACATTTCTACaattggaaataatttaactttaaacatttattttacccattttatccttaatgagaagtttttataaccacacaaataccaTGACCCCACAAAATTTTTGCCCCTTAAACTTTTAAGGCCATGAGCTTTTGTATTCTTTGGACATATGCATTCATTACACAAACGAATTTACTtacacactttttctttctttttggtccTAATTTCTTTCAAggacttgtttgaccaaaaaatatatattttggttcAATTAATTAGATTTATATGAATGATGGTTAATCTTAGTTAACAATAATATCCCAAAGATGAAGTTCTCAAAAGTGCAATAAATACTATGTAGATATGTTTTAATAGCAACGGCAGTGCACAACCAATTGAAGAAGTCAAAGAAAATATTGTAGCATTAAATATTGATGAATAGCAATAAATGGCACTTAAGTAAATAGAATGAATGAGTCACCCAAGAAATGATGGAATCAGTGAatgttctttctgacaatgatgaatgatggaCGATCCTTTGAATATTCGAGTTATTCTCGGATCTAGTGGAAAAGTATAGACAATAATCTTAATGAAAAGATTGTGTTTATATGCTTTCAATAAGATCTGATTCTCTCCTTTAAAGTCAAAGTgtattttacaaatgaatatcataTATCTCCtatcattgtgtctctttctatttatagggaacatgttcCTAAAAACTCTAACAGTACAAGtgtagagaatatccactagaatattctcttttatgTCTTATCTTGAAACTAGTCGTTATAACTCTATCAAGGGTGCTCGACCTCAGCCTCGATCCTTGATGACTCTTCGACCTCAGTCCTTGCTGACTTCTCGATCACGACCTTCATTGTTATTTCGATTACTTCGACACGTGGCGTCCCATGAATGTTTTACTAATACATTTC
Proteins encoded in this window:
- the LOC107764022 gene encoding putative oxidoreductase At1g06690, chloroplastic, producing MALHFSSACLCSLSQRRVQTIRAVASESSITVKPEEDKVKLGGSDLKVTKLGIGAWSWGDTSYWNNFEWDDRKLKAAKTAFDASVDSGITFIDTAEVYGSRFSFGAINSETLLGRFIKERKESNPEVEVAVATKFAALPWRLGRQSVLAALKDSLARLELSSVDLYQLHWPGIWGNEGYIDGLGDAVEQGLVKAVGVSNYSEKRLRAAYEQLKRRGIPLASNQVNYSLIYRFPEQNGVKAACDELGVTLIAYSPIAQGTLTGKYTPENPPTGPRGQIYTPAFLTKLQPLINRIKEIGESYSKTPTQVVLNWLIAQENVVPIPGAKNADQAKEFAGALGWRLTQDEVDELRSLALDLKPVTGFPVEKL